A window of the Lolium perenne isolate Kyuss_39 chromosome 7, Kyuss_2.0, whole genome shotgun sequence genome harbors these coding sequences:
- the LOC127311304 gene encoding GDSL esterase/lipase APG, with protein sequence MEARCLLLLAVLLLVGSHGGEAQPLVPALFTFGDSTVDIGNNDYLHTLIKADFPPYGRDFKNRVATGRFCNGKLATDLTADTLGFTSYPPAYLSPEASGKNLLIGANFASAGSGYYDHTALMYHAIPFSQQLDYFREYQSKLAAVAGSSQAKSIITGSLYIISFGASDFVQNYYINPLLFKTQTVDQFSDRLVSIFVNSATQLYGMGARRIAVTTLPPLGCLPAAITLFGHGSSGCVTRLNSDSQRFNGKMSAAVNSLAKRYHDLKIAVFDIYTPLYSLVTSPESQGFTEAKRGCCGTGRVEFTVFLCNPKSVGTCSNATSYVFWDAVHPSEAANQVIADSLLAAGIDLVT encoded by the exons ATGGAGGCGAGGTGCTTGCTGCTCTTGGCCGTACTCCTTTTGGTGGGATCTCATGGTGGCGAAGCGCAGCCGCTCGTGCCGGCGCTCTTCACATTCGGCGACTCAACGGTCGACATAGGTAACAATGACTACCTCCACACCCTCATCAAGGCGGACTTCCCTCCCTATGGCAGGGACTTCAAGAACCGTGTGGCCACGGGGAGGTTCTGCAATGGCAAGCTGGCTACCGATCTTACTG CTGATACGCTGGGGTTTACTAGCTACCCACCCGCGTATCTCAGCCCAGAGGCGTCAGGGAAGAACCTTTTGATCGGAGCCAACTTCGCCTCTGCTGGATCAGGCTACTACGATCACACGGCACTTATGTAT CATGCCATCCCTTTCTCCCAACAATTGGACTACTTCAGGGAGTACCAATCCAAGCTGGCAGCGGTGGCTGGAAGCAGCCAGGCTAAGTCCATCATCACGGGCTCATTGTACATCATCAGCTTCGGTGCAAGTGACTTTGTCCAGAACTACTACATCAACCCTTTGCTCTTCAAGACCCAGACCGTTGACCAGTTCTCTGACCGGCTTGTCAGCATCTTCGTCAACAGCGCGACG CAACTTTACGGTATGGGAGCACGGCGCATCGCTGTCACGACATTGCCACCCCTAGGCTGCCTCCCCGCGGCAATCACACTGTTCGGTCACGGGAGCAGCGGGTGCGTGACGAGGCTCAACAGCGACTCCCAGAGGTTCAACGGGAAGATGAGCGCCGCCGTCAACTCGCTGGCGAAGAGGTACCATGATCTTAAGATCGCGGTCTTCGACATCTACACTCCTCTGTACAGCCTCGTTACTTCTCCTGAATCACAAG GCTTCACCGAGGCGAAGCGGGGATGCTGCGGGACAGGGAGGGTGGAGTTCACGGTGTTCCTCTGCAACCCCAAGTCGGTCGGGACCTGCTCGAACGCGACAAGCTACGTGTTCTGGGACGCCGTCCACCCGTCGGAGGCAGCGAACCAAGTGATCGCCGACTCTCTCCTCGCAGCGGGCATTGACCTGGTCACATAA
- the LOC139833515 gene encoding uncharacterized protein, with amino-acid sequence MHPEATLQHLDFMRSDHRPILVDTEPPDPGIQRPPSRKFEAKWMHEENFREVVEQAWESASSASAVGGVVARLEQMHKALHDWDSGFLKRPKKRLRKAQQELEKAMNGPMTDDNAAKAKEMADLVEILLEQEELHWLQRARANWLMHGDQNTSFFHQFASARRKRNMIKKLKGDNDQWVEGTAMLKPYILEYFSSLFTSEVFVTDPAVLDKIQPKVSPEMNEKLLAPFTAEEVKKAAFSIGDFKAPGPDGLHAVFYKNFWHLCGEEITNEVLQAMNTGVIPEGWNDTTIFLIPKVDNPELKRVTNAGFSELGLEGNHCSWSLGKFSFFTAQGKQMERLMN; translated from the exons ATGCATCCAGAGGCAACCCTGCAGCACCTTGATTTTATGCGTTCAGACCACCGTCCCATCTTGGTGGATACAGAACCTCCCGATCCAGGGATCCAGCGACCACCTTCACGTAAGTTTGAGGCCAAATGGATGCATGAGGAGAATTTTCGCGAAGTGGTCGAGCAAGCCTGGGAGAGTGCCAGCTCGGCTTCTGCTGTTGGCGGCGTGGTGGCCAGGCTAGAGCAAATGCATAAGGCACTGCATGACTGGGACAGTGGGTTCCTAAAACGGCCTAAGAAGAGGTTGCGTAAAGCCCAACAAGAGCTAGAGAAGGCTATGAACGGGCCGATGACGGACGATAATGCAGCTAAAGCAAAAGAAATGGCTGATTTAGTAGAGATCTTACTAGAACAAGAGGAACTACACTGGCTGCAAAGAGCTCGTGCAAATTGGTTGATGCATGGAGATCAAAACACATCATTTTTTCATCAATTTGCCTCAGCCCGTCGGAAAAGAAATATGATTAAGAAACTGAAAGGTGATAATGACCAATGGGTTGAAGGTACGGCCATGCTCAAGCCCTATATTCTTGAATACTTCTCTAGTTTGTTCACGTCTGAGGTCTTTGTGACAGATCCGGCTGTCTTGGATAAAATTCAGCCAAAAGTATCACCTGAGATGAATGAGAAATTACTGGCCCCTTTCACAGCCGAGGAAGTTAAAAAGGCTGCTTTCAGCATAGGAGATTTCAAAGCTCCTGGACCAGATGGGCTCCATGCAGTGTTCTATAAAAATTTCTGGCATCTGTGTGGCGAGGAAATTACTAATGAAGTTTTGCAGGCCATGAATACTGGAGTTATTCCCGAGGGATGGAATGATACCACAATTTTCCTCATTCCAAAAGTTGATAACCCGGAACTT AAAAGAGTCACAAATGCCGGGTTTTCAGAACTTGGGCTTGAAGGAAACCATTGCAGTTGGAGCCTG GGGAAGTTCAGTTTCTTTACTGCCCAAGGGAAGCAAATGGAGCGGCTCATGAATTAG